The Acidimicrobiales bacterium genome has a window encoding:
- a CDS encoding SPFH domain-containing protein, translating to MGLFSREFIAVPDNAKGQLVYKWPDHNIRRLSRAIVDVDETALFLNQGQVIGTISPGQHQIDADELPFLGAFIDHATGGNAYRAELFFVGTREYPGQPFGGRVDDVKDPQTGTIVTLRVFGEYSLKVTDAVPLVTNLTGTVDVTNNEAITNWVGAQLLKVMRTEVTRQILGNGWPVLSLSAYTPDIEQTVIDGGNEILKAYGLAIVRMGNFDVNLADQDEATLKSLAKDTAYSKLAGGFQQYAQGEALLGAGEGMSKGGAAAGGAILATGMGVGQQAVGGATQQPPAQAPPPTQPAVGAGGQSAQPTQEGQQPQIACPSCSVQNPAGARFCSSCGARLTPAVTHCSQCGT from the coding sequence ATGGGTCTGTTCAGCCGTGAGTTCATCGCAGTCCCGGACAATGCCAAGGGACAGCTCGTCTACAAGTGGCCCGACCACAACATCCGCCGTCTCAGCCGGGCCATCGTGGACGTCGACGAGACCGCCCTCTTCCTCAACCAGGGCCAGGTCATCGGGACGATCTCGCCCGGTCAGCACCAGATCGACGCCGACGAGCTTCCGTTCCTCGGCGCCTTCATCGACCATGCCACGGGAGGGAACGCTTACCGGGCCGAGCTGTTCTTCGTCGGCACCCGGGAGTATCCGGGTCAGCCCTTCGGGGGACGGGTCGACGATGTCAAGGACCCCCAGACCGGCACCATCGTGACGCTGCGGGTCTTCGGCGAGTACTCCCTCAAGGTCACGGACGCCGTCCCGCTGGTGACCAACCTCACCGGGACCGTGGACGTGACCAACAACGAGGCCATCACGAACTGGGTCGGCGCCCAGCTGCTGAAGGTGATGCGCACCGAGGTGACCCGGCAGATCCTCGGCAACGGCTGGCCGGTGCTGAGCCTGTCGGCGTACACACCTGACATCGAGCAGACCGTCATCGACGGCGGGAACGAGATCCTGAAGGCCTACGGCTTGGCCATCGTGCGCATGGGCAACTTCGACGTGAACCTCGCCGACCAGGACGAGGCGACCCTCAAGTCGCTGGCCAAGGACACCGCTTACTCCAAGCTGGCCGGCGGTTTCCAACAATACGCACAGGGCGAGGCCCTGCTCGGCGCCGGTGAGGGCATGTCCAAGGGCGGGGCGGCCGCCGGCGGCGCCATCCTGGCGACGGGCATGGGTGTGGGCCAGCAGGCGGTGGGTGGTGCGACCCAGCAGCCGCCGGCCCAGGCCCCGCCGCCGACCCAGCCCGCGGTCGGTGCCGGCGGCCAGTCGGCCCAGCCCACCCAGGAGGGACAGCAGCCCCAGATCGCCTGTCCTTCGTGCTCGGTCCAGAATCCGGCTGGGGCCCGGTTCTGCTCCTCGTGCGGCGCCCGCCTCACCCCGGCCGTCACCCACTGCTCGCAATGTGGCACC
- a CDS encoding cyclopropane-fatty-acyl-phospholipid synthase family protein, which translates to MARLLEPVVTAFVGPNPPVTIRFWDGSTLGPDHAHATLAIRSPKALRRILYAPGELGAARAYVAGELDLDGDVYAALALRDTMAARGQDNADKVGLGRRGWLDLLRAAGSSGAFGPPPPPPPEEARLRGRRHSKARDAAAVSHHYDVSNDFYHLVLGDTMTYSCAHFETPGSTLEDAQRSKHDLVCQKLGLRPGARVLDVGCGWGTLAMHAARHYGARAVGITISERQAALAAQRVVDAGLASQVEIRQQDYRDVDDGPYDAISSIGMFEHVGLSRLAEYLGDLYRLLRPEGRLLNHGISRPGTSGLARTSFINRYVFPDGELHEVGAVVSAAHAQHFEVRDVESLREHYGRTLRKWVANLESGWDRAVDLVGASRARVWRLYMAGSALNFEAGRTSIHQVLAVKGGPGGKSGMPLTRAELLGLVPARAHAPATLS; encoded by the coding sequence ATGGCCAGACTCCTGGAGCCGGTGGTCACGGCCTTCGTGGGCCCGAACCCGCCGGTCACCATCCGGTTCTGGGACGGCAGCACGCTCGGTCCCGATCACGCGCACGCGACCCTTGCGATCCGGTCCCCCAAGGCGCTCCGGCGGATCCTGTACGCGCCGGGCGAGCTCGGCGCCGCCAGGGCCTACGTCGCGGGTGAGCTTGACCTCGACGGCGACGTGTACGCAGCGCTGGCCCTGCGCGACACTATGGCGGCCCGAGGTCAGGACAACGCGGACAAGGTGGGCCTGGGCAGGCGGGGCTGGCTCGACCTGCTGCGGGCAGCAGGAAGCTCGGGGGCCTTCGGGCCACCGCCGCCCCCGCCGCCGGAGGAGGCTCGCCTGCGGGGCCGCCGCCACTCCAAAGCCCGCGACGCCGCGGCCGTCTCCCACCACTACGACGTCTCCAACGACTTCTACCACCTCGTCCTGGGCGACACGATGACGTACTCCTGCGCCCACTTCGAGACGCCCGGCTCCACCCTCGAGGACGCCCAGCGCTCGAAGCACGACCTGGTCTGCCAGAAGCTCGGGCTGCGGCCCGGCGCGCGGGTCCTGGACGTCGGCTGCGGCTGGGGAACCTTGGCCATGCACGCTGCCCGGCACTACGGGGCACGGGCGGTGGGCATCACCATCTCCGAACGTCAAGCGGCACTGGCCGCCCAGCGGGTGGTCGACGCCGGCCTGGCGTCCCAGGTCGAGATTCGCCAGCAGGACTACCGCGACGTCGACGACGGACCGTACGACGCCATCTCCAGCATCGGCATGTTCGAGCACGTCGGACTGTCGCGTCTTGCCGAGTATCTCGGCGACCTCTACCGCCTGCTCCGCCCCGAGGGTCGCCTGCTCAACCACGGCATCTCCCGGCCAGGAACGTCCGGCCTGGCCCGGACGTCGTTCATCAATCGCTACGTGTTCCCCGACGGCGAGCTCCACGAGGTGGGAGCTGTCGTCAGCGCCGCGCATGCCCAGCATTTCGAGGTACGCGACGTGGAATCGCTGCGGGAGCACTACGGCAGGACCCTGCGCAAGTGGGTGGCCAACCTGGAGTCGGGGTGGGATCGCGCTGTCGATCTCGTCGGAGCCAGCCGGGCCCGGGTCTGGCGGCTCTACATGGCGGGCTCGGCCCTCAACTTCGAGGCCGGCCGCACGAGCATCCACCAGGTGCTGGCGGTCAAGGGCGGTCCGGGGGGCAAGAGCGGCATGCCCCTCACCCGGGCCGAGCTCCTAGGACTGGTGCCGGCGCGGGCCCACGCACCGGCCACCCTTTCCTGA
- a CDS encoding Ig-like domain-containing protein: protein MIRWPTRWPRRSGLMVVGAVLVVGAAAGVYLGTHSFQSVVSAHGQPQAGGQGQPASAQGSGLQLTFSPTNGATAVPLNAPITVNASGGHLSAVQVTGPLGQPVPGTLDQGGGAWSSAPGALAPLTSYTVQVTGKTSSGKLVEQQASFTTLQPIATLTDDIEPTSGTVGVGMPIVVKFNHPVADRAAVQRALVVQMSTPVLGAWHWMSSKEVHYRPQAYWPTGEHVTLASNLGGVDAGNGVWGTASRTVGFTVGDAHVSTVDINSHLMTVTNNGQVVQTFKDSAGRDKYPSMGGVHIVQYKTADLIMDSQSVGIPRNSPDGYYEHVAQDVNISDGGEFVHAAPWSVGAQGNSNVSHGCVNLAPDNATWFFNFSQRGDIVTIVNSPRPPELSDNGTADWNTPWDQWVAGSALPVT from the coding sequence ATGATCCGATGGCCGACCCGGTGGCCGCGGCGTAGCGGGCTGATGGTCGTCGGTGCCGTCCTCGTCGTCGGCGCCGCGGCGGGCGTCTACCTGGGGACGCACAGCTTCCAGTCCGTGGTGTCGGCCCACGGACAGCCGCAGGCCGGCGGCCAGGGCCAGCCGGCCAGCGCCCAGGGATCGGGCCTGCAGTTGACCTTCAGCCCGACCAACGGCGCCACGGCGGTCCCGCTCAACGCCCCGATCACCGTCAACGCCTCGGGTGGCCACCTCAGCGCCGTGCAGGTGACCGGCCCGCTGGGACAGCCGGTGCCCGGCACCCTCGACCAGGGGGGCGGAGCGTGGTCGTCCGCGCCTGGCGCCCTGGCCCCGCTCACGAGCTACACGGTCCAGGTCACCGGCAAGACCTCCTCGGGCAAGCTGGTCGAGCAGCAGGCCTCGTTCACGACGCTGCAGCCCATCGCCACCCTTACCGACGACATCGAGCCGACCAGCGGGACCGTGGGCGTCGGCATGCCCATCGTGGTCAAGTTCAACCATCCCGTGGCCGACAGGGCGGCGGTGCAGCGGGCCCTGGTGGTGCAGATGTCGACGCCTGTGCTCGGCGCCTGGCACTGGATGAGCTCCAAGGAGGTCCACTACCGGCCCCAGGCTTACTGGCCGACCGGTGAGCACGTCACCCTGGCGTCGAACCTCGGTGGTGTGGACGCCGGCAACGGGGTCTGGGGCACCGCCAGTCGAACCGTGGGCTTCACCGTCGGCGATGCCCACGTCAGCACCGTCGACATCAACAGTCACCTGATGACGGTCACGAACAACGGCCAGGTCGTGCAGACCTTCAAGGACAGCGCCGGCCGGGACAAATACCCGTCGATGGGCGGGGTGCACATCGTGCAGTACAAGACGGCCGACCTGATCATGGACTCGCAGTCGGTGGGCATCCCCCGCAACTCGCCCGATGGGTACTACGAGCACGTGGCCCAGGACGTCAACATCAGCGACGGCGGCGAGTTCGTGCACGCTGCACCCTGGTCGGTCGGTGCCCAGGGCAACTCCAACGTGTCCCATGGCTGCGTCAACCTGGCTCCCGACAACGCCACGTGGTTCTTCAACTTCAGCCAGCGGGGCGACATCGTCACCATCGTGAACTCCCCGAGGCCGCCGGAGCTGAGCGACAACGGGACGGCCGACTGGAACACGCCGTGGGACCAGTGGGTGGCGGGCAGCGCCCTCCCGGTGACCTGA
- a CDS encoding alkaline phosphatase family protein has translation MTHGDRVSSAPSGRLSRRQFLGAAASAGAVAALGGCGGGSAPASRPLAAPGSLPFPRLPEGTDTIPQIDHIVVLMMENHSFDNYLGTLGRGDGFTIGPDGRPTAANADATGKVVRAFRMPTTCQQQNRPDNSWNPTHVSWNGGRNDGFVRSSSGPVSMGYWTAEDLPFYHGLARTFPLGDRYFASVMAKTYPNRRYLLAATSWGQVANPLPSATDPPPPNGTIFDRLDAHRIPWKDYYTNLPTVDLVPSLALRDKQNIVPIDRFYADAAAGTLPGYSIVDTDFVHASEEDPQDVVVGEAFSAKVINAVMSGPAWGRTLLVWTYDEHGGYYDHVPPPPAPLPDSIPPAISPTDQPGRFDRYGFRVPCVVVSPYARRNHVSHVVADHTSILKLVETKWNLPAMTYRDANASNLLDLVDLRSPPAFREPPALPAANDNAATEACLATGPGQIPPP, from the coding sequence ATGACCCATGGTGATCGTGTGTCGAGCGCGCCCTCGGGCCGCCTGTCCCGCCGGCAGTTCCTCGGCGCCGCCGCCTCGGCCGGGGCGGTGGCGGCGCTCGGCGGGTGCGGGGGCGGCTCCGCGCCGGCCTCCCGACCGCTGGCGGCACCCGGGTCCCTGCCGTTCCCGCGGCTGCCCGAAGGCACGGACACGATCCCGCAGATCGATCACATCGTGGTTCTCATGATGGAGAACCACTCCTTCGACAACTACCTCGGCACCCTCGGTCGGGGAGACGGGTTCACCATCGGGCCCGACGGGCGGCCGACGGCAGCCAACGCCGACGCCACGGGCAAGGTGGTGCGGGCGTTCCGCATGCCCACCACGTGCCAGCAGCAGAACCGTCCCGACAACAGCTGGAACCCCACCCACGTCAGCTGGAACGGAGGGCGCAACGACGGCTTCGTGCGAAGCTCGAGCGGGCCCGTGTCGATGGGGTACTGGACCGCCGAGGACCTGCCCTTCTACCACGGCCTGGCGCGAACGTTCCCGCTCGGCGACCGGTACTTCGCGTCGGTCATGGCGAAGACGTACCCCAACCGCCGGTACCTGCTGGCTGCCACCTCTTGGGGACAGGTGGCCAACCCACTCCCGAGCGCAACTGACCCTCCACCCCCCAACGGAACGATCTTCGACCGTCTCGATGCCCACCGCATCCCGTGGAAGGACTACTACACCAACCTGCCGACCGTGGACCTGGTGCCGTCGCTCGCCCTCCGTGACAAGCAGAACATCGTCCCCATCGATCGCTTCTACGCCGATGCGGCGGCCGGCACGCTGCCGGGGTACTCGATCGTCGACACCGACTTCGTGCATGCGTCAGAGGAGGATCCCCAGGATGTCGTCGTCGGCGAGGCGTTCTCGGCGAAGGTGATCAACGCCGTCATGTCCGGTCCGGCATGGGGAAGGACGCTGCTGGTCTGGACCTACGACGAGCACGGGGGCTACTACGACCACGTACCCCCGCCCCCGGCCCCGCTGCCCGACTCGATCCCACCCGCCATCTCGCCGACCGATCAGCCGGGCCGCTTCGACCGCTACGGGTTCCGGGTGCCCTGCGTGGTCGTCTCGCCCTACGCGCGACGCAACCATGTCTCCCACGTCGTCGCCGACCACACGTCCATCCTCAAGCTGGTCGAGACCAAGTGGAACCTGCCCGCCATGACCTACCGCGACGCCAACGCCAGCAACCTGCTCGACCTCGTGGACCTCCGCTCGCCGCCCGCGTTTCGGGAACCCCCGGCCCTCCCGGCCGCCAACGACAATGCCGCCACGGAGGCCTGTCTGGCCACCGGCCCCGGCCAGATTCCCCCTCCCTGA
- a CDS encoding nicotinate phosphoribosyltransferase has product MPAALLTDLYELNMAASYLRRDMAAEAVFSLFVRDLPPTRGFLVAAGLDDVLSFLEGFSFTEDELAYLATIGFHGESLEAFRQLRFTGDVWAVPEGRVVAANEPVLEVSAPIAEAQVVETYILNQVTMHTTLATNAARCRVAGRDRVGMLDFSFRRAPGTDAAMAMARACAMVGFAGTSNVEGARRYGVSPGGTMAHSYVQAFPSEEAAFRAFAEDRPDQATFLVDTYDTKAGVEAAIRVIHALGLDGRASIRLDSGDLEALARWSRRRLDQAGLRDVRIFASGGLDEYAIEHLVETGTPIDAVGIGTRMVASADAPTLDSVYKLVSYDGRPVAKLSEEKATLPGAKQVFRGSPTEGDVLALREEEPGPDAEPLLQPVMKGGSRLTGPVALSAGTTRFEADLGWLPAGALDLRRPQPVPVRLSEQLARLDLDFRHDHGG; this is encoded by the coding sequence ATGCCCGCTGCGCTGCTCACCGACCTGTACGAGCTCAACATGGCGGCCAGCTATCTCCGCCGGGACATGGCGGCTGAGGCCGTCTTCAGCCTATTTGTCCGCGACCTCCCGCCGACCCGAGGGTTCCTGGTCGCCGCCGGACTGGATGACGTGCTGTCCTTCCTGGAGGGCTTTTCCTTCACCGAGGACGAGCTCGCCTACCTCGCTACCATCGGCTTCCACGGCGAGAGCCTGGAGGCGTTCCGCCAGCTTCGGTTCACCGGCGACGTGTGGGCCGTCCCCGAGGGGCGCGTCGTGGCCGCCAACGAGCCGGTGCTCGAGGTGAGCGCGCCGATCGCCGAGGCCCAGGTGGTGGAGACCTACATCCTCAACCAGGTGACGATGCACACGACGCTGGCCACCAACGCGGCCCGTTGTCGGGTCGCCGGGCGGGACCGCGTCGGCATGCTCGATTTCTCCTTCCGGCGGGCCCCCGGGACCGATGCGGCGATGGCGATGGCCCGCGCCTGCGCCATGGTCGGATTCGCCGGGACCAGCAACGTCGAGGGGGCACGCCGCTATGGCGTGAGTCCCGGCGGGACCATGGCCCACTCCTATGTGCAGGCGTTCCCGTCGGAGGAGGCGGCGTTCCGCGCGTTCGCCGAGGATCGCCCCGACCAGGCCACCTTCCTCGTCGACACCTACGACACCAAGGCGGGGGTCGAGGCCGCCATCAGGGTCATCCACGCTCTCGGGCTGGACGGTCGGGCATCCATCCGTCTTGACAGCGGGGACCTGGAAGCCCTGGCCAGGTGGTCGCGCCGACGTCTCGACCAGGCGGGGCTGCGGGACGTGCGGATCTTCGCCAGCGGCGGACTCGACGAGTACGCGATCGAGCACCTGGTCGAGACGGGCACTCCCATCGACGCCGTCGGGATCGGCACCCGCATGGTGGCGTCCGCCGACGCCCCCACGCTCGACTCGGTCTACAAGCTCGTGTCCTACGACGGTCGCCCGGTGGCCAAGCTGTCCGAGGAGAAGGCCACCCTCCCCGGCGCCAAGCAGGTGTTCCGCGGCTCGCCGACCGAGGGTGACGTGCTGGCGCTACGCGAGGAGGAGCCCGGACCCGACGCCGAGCCGCTGCTCCAGCCGGTGATGAAGGGCGGATCCCGCCTCACCGGCCCCGTTGCCCTGTCGGCGGGGACGACCCGCTTCGAGGCCGACCTCGGGTGGCTCCCCGCCGGTGCGCTCGATCTCCGCCGCCCCCAGCCGGTCCCGGTCCGGCTGTCCGAGCAGCTGGCCCGGCTGGACCTGGACTTCCGCCACGACCACGGGGGTTGA